A window from Culex pipiens pallens isolate TS chromosome 3, TS_CPP_V2, whole genome shotgun sequence encodes these proteins:
- the LOC120432374 gene encoding E3 ubiquitin-protein ligase TRIM37-like, protein MAEKQSSKSANSAKDDQDTRLQFLEHFDDIFKCTICLIKLQDPHLCPRCSKLYCYDCISEWLLMNCPESEQHMKCPNCKLDLQLDKLVKVRWFEEVEKLQQRNHNGVLEPSCSSAKPSSKKDICPKHQHAINFFCCTCRLCVCDECLPEMHLDHTFKCLDVIYTSNVQIAEEEFEKLRHYLKKISTLVEKVDRNVELVKKVKEEKLREIRVIAESAIEGLERQVGEKLQKLQGHKFALLAEIQEIEKSLRHMEAEVATSSRSAFLAKKSKIFKECNKIRMNPIKDFKQIRVPVSLKIEIPTIYETGIFVIENFSSFDDNKMAYSNEFSDNFGHIWRIMVWCVISEDQLGIYLELVDGNPCWMECRFQLIHPEPKKIIHKKIKQFFDGGTQKDWGFRDFVTLGTILDDNYLKEDDSLELLYHIRPCPAAAASVAAGCSGVSE, encoded by the exons ATGGCCGAAAAACAGTCCAGTAAATCGGCAAACTCAGCAAAGGACGATCAGGATACGCGACTACAATTTCTGGAGCATTTCGACGACATTTTCAAGTGTACCATATGCCTAATCAAACTGCAAGATCCCCACCTGTGCCCTCGGTGCTCAAAACTGTACTGCTACGACTGCATCTCCGAGTGGCTGTTGATGAACTGTCCAGAGTCCGAGCAGCACATGAAATGTCCCAACTGTAAGCTAGACCTCCAGCTGGATAAACTGGTGAAAGTGCGCTGGTTCGAAGAAGTGGAAAAGCTTCAGCAACGTAACCACAACGGTGTCCTTGAACCGTCCTGCTCCTCCGCAAAGCCATCGAGTAAGAAGGACATTTGCCCGAAGCATCAGCACGCCATCAACTTCTTCTGCTGCACGTGCAGGCTGTGCGTTTGCGACGAATGCCTACCGGAAATGCACCTTGATCATACGTTCAAATGCTTGGACGTGATCTACACCAGCAACGTGCAGATTGCGGAGGAGGAATTTGAAAAGCTGAGGCACTACCTGAAGAAGATTTCAACGCTCGTCGAGAAGGTCGATCGTAACGTGGAGCTGGTAAAGAAGGTGAAGGAGGAAAAGTTGCGAGAAATTCGTGTAATTGCGGAGAGTGCCATCGAAGGGCTCGAGCGACAGGTTGGCGAAAAGTTGCAGAAACTTCAGGGCCACAAGTTCGCTCTGCTGGCCGAGATTCAGGAGATTGAAAAGTCACTGCGGCACATGGAAGCGGAGGTCGCGACCAGCAGCCGGTCGGCGTTCTTGGCGAAGAAATCGAAGATTTTCAAAGAATGCAACAAGATTCGAATGAATCCGATTAAGGACTTTAAACAAATTCGAGTCCCGGTAAGCCTGAAAAT cgaaattccaacaatttatGAGACTGGCATATTTGTGATAGAAAATTTTTCATCCTTTGACGACAACAAGATGGCATATTCCAATGAATTTTCCGACAACTTTGGTCACATTTGGCGCATCATGGTCTGGTGCGTAATTTCCGAAGATCAGCTTGGGATTTACCTTGAGCTGGTAGATGGCAACCCGTGCTG GATGGAATGTCGCTTCCAACTAATCCACCCAGAGCCCAAAAAGATCATTCACAAGAAAATCAAGCAATTCTTCGATGGAGGCACCCAGAAGGACTGGGGCTTTCGCGACTTTGTGACCCTCGGGACAATCTTGGACGATAACTACCTGAAGGAAGACGACTCCCTTGAGCTGCTGTACCACATCCGACCTTGccccgctgctgctgcttctgttgCCGCTGGCTGTAGCGGAGTCTCCGAATAA